In the Magnetospira sp. QH-2 genome, one interval contains:
- a CDS encoding SulP family inorganic anion transporter, with protein sequence MFEFHIRRAFSLKADILSGLTVALALVPEAVAFAFVAGVNPLTGLYAAFMVGLITAVIGGRPGMISGATGALAVVMVALVADHGVEYLFATVVLMGLIQVLAGVLRLGKYIRMVPHQVMLGFVNGLAIVIFLAQLRQFQVTGTDGSWEWLTGMPLYLMLGLVALAMAVIHFLPKLTNAIPAPLAAILVVTGLVMALGLDTRTVGDMASIAGGLPEFHIPLVPWTLETLIIIFPYSVILAAIGLIESLLTLTVIDEITDTRGRGNRECVGQGTANIVTGFFGGMGGCAMIGQSMINVNSGGRGRTSGIAAALFLLFFILFASSLIEMIPLAALVGVMMMVVLGTFEWSSFRILHKIPRADAFVLILVSAVTVFTDLAIAVVVGVIVSALVYAWGNATRIQAYTRTDSMGSKVYELQGPLFFGSVTAFRDLFDPENDTDDVVVDFRLSRVADHSGLEAIDTLAERYERRGKRLHIKHLSPECRKLLRRAKDLVEVNVIEDPKYHVATDQLA encoded by the coding sequence ATGTTCGAGTTTCATATCCGCCGCGCCTTTTCCCTCAAGGCCGATATTCTTTCCGGTCTCACCGTCGCCTTGGCCCTGGTCCCCGAGGCCGTGGCCTTCGCCTTTGTCGCCGGGGTCAATCCGCTGACCGGGCTCTACGCCGCCTTCATGGTCGGGTTGATCACCGCCGTCATCGGCGGGCGCCCGGGGATGATCTCCGGTGCCACCGGGGCCCTGGCCGTGGTCATGGTGGCGCTGGTCGCCGATCACGGGGTGGAATACCTGTTCGCCACCGTGGTGCTGATGGGCCTTATTCAGGTGCTCGCCGGTGTGCTGCGGTTGGGCAAATACATCCGCATGGTACCGCACCAAGTCATGCTGGGTTTCGTCAATGGCCTGGCCATCGTCATCTTTCTGGCCCAGCTCAGGCAGTTTCAGGTGACCGGGACCGATGGATCCTGGGAATGGCTGACCGGCATGCCTCTATATCTGATGCTTGGCCTGGTCGCCCTGGCCATGGCGGTGATCCATTTCCTGCCCAAGCTGACCAACGCGATTCCAGCGCCCTTGGCGGCCATCCTGGTGGTCACGGGCCTGGTGATGGCCCTGGGCCTGGATACCCGCACCGTTGGCGATATGGCCTCCATTGCCGGGGGATTGCCGGAATTCCATATCCCGCTGGTGCCCTGGACCTTGGAAACCCTGATCATCATCTTCCCCTATTCGGTGATCCTGGCGGCCATCGGGTTGATCGAAAGCCTGTTGACCCTGACCGTGATCGACGAAATCACCGACACTCGGGGCCGTGGCAACCGGGAATGCGTCGGCCAGGGCACGGCCAATATCGTCACCGGCTTCTTTGGTGGCATGGGCGGCTGCGCCATGATCGGCCAGAGCATGATCAACGTGAATTCCGGTGGGCGCGGACGCACCTCGGGCATCGCCGCCGCCCTTTTCCTGCTGTTCTTTATCCTGTTCGCCTCGTCGCTCATCGAGATGATCCCGCTGGCCGCCTTGGTCGGCGTGATGATGATGGTGGTATTGGGGACCTTCGAATGGTCCAGCTTCCGCATCTTGCACAAAATCCCGCGCGCCGATGCCTTCGTCTTGATTTTGGTCTCGGCGGTCACGGTCTTCACCGATTTGGCCATTGCCGTGGTGGTCGGGGTGATCGTCTCGGCCCTGGTCTATGCCTGGGGCAACGCCACCCGCATTCAGGCCTACACCCGCACCGACAGCATGGGCAGCAAGGTCTATGAGCTACAAGGCCCGCTGTTCTTCGGCTCGGTCACGGCCTTTCGTGACCTGTTCGACCCAGAGAACGACACCGACGACGTGGTCGTGGACTTCCGCCTGTCCCGGGTGGCCGATCATTCGGGCTTGGAAGCCATCGACACCCTGGCCGAGCGCTATGAACGGCGGGGTAAGCGGCTACACATCAAGCACCTGAGCCCGGAATGCCGCAAGCTGCTGCGCCGCGCCAAGGACCTGGTGGAGGTCAACGTGATCGAGGACCCCAAATACCATGTGGCCACCGATCAATTGGCTTGA
- a CDS encoding lysylphosphatidylglycerol synthase transmembrane domain-containing protein, whose protein sequence is MVKKWLGLALKLGVSGGLIWFLLRNVDTQAVWTQVKTMGWMAPVIAILMIVILQMVIGGLRWWLVQRAIHAPLPLAKTTKLFLIGAFFNQVLPSAVGGDAVRIYKAFKSGLTFSQAFNGVMLERLATVFALVLLVAAIQPLLLSRIDAPSVEWLFPLMAVGGVFGIALLMSLDRLPKRLHDLRVVRGLAALARDARRLFLNPKEGLGSLVVAILGHVNVSLSVWVLANGMGLPVDPLDCILLFPPVLLVLTLPISIAGWGVREGAMVTAFGLVGVSNEGALALSLVFGGVGLVAALPGGLVWALGRDRMADVAKEVEAEEHPEPSKSA, encoded by the coding sequence ATGGTGAAGAAATGGCTGGGATTGGCGCTGAAATTAGGCGTCTCGGGCGGATTGATCTGGTTTCTTTTACGAAACGTGGATACGCAAGCCGTCTGGACCCAGGTCAAGACCATGGGGTGGATGGCTCCGGTGATCGCCATTTTGATGATCGTCATTTTGCAGATGGTGATTGGAGGGTTGCGCTGGTGGTTGGTACAACGGGCCATTCACGCCCCTTTGCCCCTGGCCAAAACCACCAAGCTGTTCCTGATCGGCGCGTTCTTCAATCAAGTGCTGCCTTCGGCGGTCGGTGGCGATGCGGTTCGGATCTACAAGGCGTTCAAATCAGGACTGACGTTCTCCCAGGCTTTCAATGGCGTGATGCTGGAGCGGTTGGCGACGGTTTTCGCCCTGGTTCTGTTGGTCGCCGCTATTCAGCCGCTATTGCTATCGCGCATTGATGCGCCCAGCGTGGAGTGGCTATTCCCTCTCATGGCTGTGGGTGGGGTTTTCGGCATAGCCCTGTTGATGAGCCTGGACCGCTTGCCCAAGCGCTTGCATGACCTGCGGGTGGTGCGGGGTTTGGCTGCCCTGGCCCGGGATGCCCGCAGGCTGTTTCTCAACCCGAAGGAGGGATTGGGATCGTTGGTGGTTGCCATCCTTGGTCACGTCAACGTTTCGCTGTCCGTGTGGGTTTTGGCCAATGGCATGGGATTGCCCGTCGATCCGCTGGATTGCATCTTGCTATTCCCGCCCGTGCTTCTGGTTTTGACGCTCCCCATTTCCATTGCTGGATGGGGCGTGCGGGAAGGGGCCATGGTCACGGCTTTCGGCCTGGTGGGTGTCAGCAACGAAGGCGCATTGGCACTCTCTTTGGTATTCGGCGGGGTTGGCCTGGTGGCGGCGCTCCCCGGTGGTCTGGTCTGGGCTCTGGGCCGCGACCGTATGGCCGACGTGGCCAAGGAAGTGGAGGCCGAAGAGCATCCCGAGCCCAGCAAATCGGCCTGA
- a CDS encoding iron-containing alcohol dehydrogenase, with the protein MIVPFEIARLPRIVFGSGSIARIPKEAAALGRHALIVTGSRSFRETTQWPALLKGLADEGLAIADMAVADEPSPDIVDAAVSEFKNLGVEVVIAVGGGSALDAAKAIAGLLVKGNSVMDHLEGVGRGIPYEGPALPFIAVPTTAGTGSEATKNAVLSHRGPDGFKKSFRDEQLVARVAVLDPELLTHCPRSVIAANGMDAFTQLLESVVSTRSNPLTDALGWSGLEAFRDGFWDMLDGTGDKAVAGREKMLYASLLSGINLAQTGLGSVHGLASPMGSLFPIPHGVVCGTLVGAATEVNIQALGERMPESPALPKYARAGSLLTRSAFDRDEDARTALITLLNEWTETLELPRLSQYGMDDARMDQVVAASGGNSMKTNPLVLTPEEIERVVRARL; encoded by the coding sequence ATGATCGTGCCGTTCGAAATTGCCCGTCTGCCGCGCATTGTCTTCGGTTCCGGCAGCATCGCGCGGATCCCCAAGGAAGCGGCGGCTCTCGGGCGTCATGCACTGATTGTGACCGGTTCCCGCTCGTTCCGCGAGACCACCCAATGGCCCGCCCTGCTCAAGGGCCTTGCTGACGAGGGCCTGGCAATCGCCGACATGGCTGTTGCCGATGAACCTTCGCCGGACATCGTCGATGCGGCGGTGAGCGAATTCAAGAATCTGGGCGTCGAGGTGGTCATCGCCGTGGGGGGCGGCAGCGCTTTGGATGCCGCCAAGGCCATCGCCGGGCTGCTGGTCAAGGGCAACTCGGTCATGGATCACCTGGAAGGGGTGGGGCGGGGAATCCCCTATGAAGGGCCGGCCTTGCCTTTCATCGCCGTGCCGACCACCGCCGGCACCGGATCCGAGGCGACCAAGAATGCCGTGCTGTCCCATCGCGGCCCCGATGGCTTCAAGAAATCTTTCCGCGACGAACAACTGGTGGCCCGAGTCGCCGTGCTCGATCCGGAATTGCTAACCCATTGCCCCAGGTCGGTGATCGCCGCCAACGGCATGGATGCCTTTACCCAACTCCTGGAGTCGGTGGTGTCGACGCGATCAAATCCCCTGACCGATGCCCTGGGCTGGTCGGGGCTGGAGGCGTTCCGCGACGGGTTCTGGGATATGCTCGACGGCACCGGGGACAAGGCCGTCGCCGGACGCGAGAAGATGCTCTATGCCTCGTTGCTATCGGGAATCAATCTGGCCCAGACCGGACTCGGCTCGGTGCATGGGCTAGCCTCGCCCATGGGTTCATTGTTTCCCATTCCCCACGGCGTGGTCTGTGGCACTCTGGTTGGTGCCGCCACCGAGGTGAATATCCAGGCATTGGGCGAACGGATGCCTGAAAGCCCGGCCTTGCCCAAATATGCCCGCGCCGGATCGCTCCTGACCCGCAGCGCCTTTGACCGGGACGAGGACGCCCGCACGGCCCTGATCACGTTATTGAATGAATGGACCGAAACCCTGGAGCTGCCGCGCTTGTCTCAATACGGAATGGATGACGCCCGGATGGATCAGGTGGTGGCGGCGTCCGGCGGCAATTCCATGAAGACCAACCCGCTGGTGCTGACACCGGAAGAGATCGAACGGGTGGTGCGGGCGCGGTTATAG
- the amrS gene encoding AmmeMemoRadiSam system radical SAM enzyme — MFHRTRYWTRENDGRIRCDLCPRACKLRNGQLGLCFNRAAVNGEIVLTTYGQSSGFCIDPIEKKPLNHFLPGTPILSLGSVGCNLTCKFCQNWSISKGQEDLLKALTESANRSSNVFEQLLDNEIGRDRIVALAGIETDPGRLLSPASPKLIAKAAAQTNCRSVAFTYNDPVIFHEYVIDTAKACHARGLKTVAVTAGYICPEPRREFFAHMDAANVDLKAFTEDFYHRLCTATLADTLDTLKYLIHETDVWVETTTLLIPGENDSAEEIDAMTRWVVAELGPDMPMHFSAFHPDWKMRDKPRTPHASLIRARDIALANGVRHAYVGNVHDLERESTYCHQCGTRLVGRDWYVLSSWNLDPQGRCLACKAACAGVFNGPPGDWGAKRVPLRLSH, encoded by the coding sequence ATGTTTCATCGCACCCGATATTGGACCCGAGAGAACGACGGTCGCATCCGTTGCGATCTCTGTCCGCGCGCCTGCAAACTGCGCAACGGCCAACTGGGGCTGTGCTTCAATCGCGCGGCGGTCAATGGCGAAATCGTGCTGACCACCTATGGCCAGAGCAGTGGCTTCTGCATCGATCCCATCGAGAAAAAACCGCTCAACCACTTCCTGCCCGGCACGCCGATCCTGTCCTTGGGCAGTGTCGGCTGTAATTTGACCTGCAAATTTTGTCAGAACTGGTCCATTTCCAAGGGGCAGGAAGACCTGCTCAAGGCACTGACCGAGTCCGCCAACCGCTCGTCTAATGTTTTTGAACAATTGTTAGATAATGAGATTGGGCGGGATCGCATCGTCGCCTTGGCGGGCATAGAGACCGATCCCGGGCGCCTGTTGTCCCCAGCGTCTCCCAAACTGATCGCCAAGGCTGCCGCGCAAACCAACTGCCGTAGCGTCGCCTTCACCTATAACGATCCGGTGATTTTTCATGAATACGTGATCGACACGGCCAAGGCCTGCCACGCACGGGGCCTCAAGACCGTGGCGGTGACGGCGGGCTATATCTGCCCCGAGCCGAGGCGCGAGTTCTTCGCTCATATGGATGCGGCCAACGTGGACCTGAAGGCTTTCACCGAGGACTTTTATCACCGGCTTTGTACCGCCACGCTGGCGGATACCCTCGATACATTGAAATATCTGATCCACGAAACCGACGTCTGGGTGGAGACCACGACCTTGCTGATCCCCGGTGAAAACGATTCCGCCGAAGAAATCGATGCCATGACCCGATGGGTGGTGGCCGAACTGGGGCCAGACATGCCCATGCATTTTTCCGCCTTCCATCCCGATTGGAAGATGCGCGACAAGCCACGGACCCCGCACGCCAGCCTGATCCGGGCCCGTGACATCGCCTTGGCCAACGGGGTACGTCATGCCTATGTGGGCAACGTCCACGACCTGGAGCGCGAAAGCACCTATTGCCATCAATGCGGCACCCGGCTGGTAGGGCGCGACTGGTATGTGTTGTCCTCGTGGAATCTGGACCCCCAAGGGCGGTGCCTGGCTTGCAAGGCAGCCTGTGCCGGCGTGTTTAATGGACCGCCGGGGGATTGGGGGGCCAAGCGGGTGCCCCTTCGGCTCTCGCACTGA